A region from the Haloarcula limicola genome encodes:
- a CDS encoding ATP-binding protein, protein MSFEEQPDFARQVADLNKYGQALNRCESVEEVVSLTLEAMSLLFQFSYSTFVEVRDGEPLVVHSTNPRLTQGDRPSAVARRAFDDGETVVATDEEAGMTPDSDVTATLAVPAQVGGDVTAVLVTRSTTVSSFGEEHSRPLEILASHAATAISNIRSRERLERARQDLETRKEMIEMYDRLLRHDLGNDLQVIAGFADAVATEVEGQTEEYAGNIQRAARSSADLIERVGSLVSTLEQQDEPEPRPLGSILDRTVTEVEANYDSLTVDFDRSAFEYRVFAGELLDSVFTNLVSNAAVHNEGDVRVVISVEESGSDEIVVRFADDGAGVPEHLREEIFEMGAKGPESDGSGFGLGFVRALTESYGGDVSVDESESGGAEFRVTLERV, encoded by the coding sequence ATGTCATTCGAGGAACAACCGGACTTCGCGAGGCAGGTGGCCGATCTGAACAAGTACGGCCAGGCGCTCAACCGCTGTGAGAGCGTCGAGGAAGTGGTCTCGCTCACGCTGGAGGCCATGTCGCTCCTCTTCCAGTTCTCGTACTCGACGTTCGTCGAAGTCCGGGACGGCGAACCGCTCGTCGTCCACAGCACGAATCCCCGACTGACGCAGGGCGACCGACCGAGCGCCGTCGCTCGGCGGGCGTTCGACGACGGCGAGACGGTCGTCGCGACCGACGAGGAGGCAGGCATGACGCCCGACTCGGACGTGACGGCGACGCTCGCCGTCCCGGCACAAGTGGGCGGGGACGTGACGGCGGTTCTGGTCACCCGCTCGACCACCGTGAGTTCCTTCGGCGAGGAACACAGCCGACCGCTGGAGATCCTGGCCTCCCACGCCGCGACGGCGATCAGCAACATCCGCTCGCGCGAGCGACTCGAACGGGCCAGACAGGACTTGGAGACGCGCAAGGAGATGATAGAGATGTACGACCGGCTCCTGCGCCACGACCTCGGCAACGACCTGCAGGTCATCGCCGGGTTCGCCGACGCCGTCGCGACGGAGGTCGAGGGTCAGACCGAGGAGTACGCCGGCAATATACAGCGGGCCGCCCGCAGCTCCGCCGACCTCATCGAACGCGTCGGCTCGCTCGTCTCGACGCTCGAACAGCAGGACGAGCCCGAACCCCGGCCCCTCGGGTCGATACTCGATAGGACCGTCACCGAAGTCGAGGCGAACTACGACTCGCTGACCGTCGACTTCGATCGGTCGGCCTTCGAGTACCGGGTCTTCGCCGGCGAACTCCTCGACTCCGTGTTCACCAACCTCGTCTCGAACGCCGCCGTCCACAACGAGGGCGACGTACGCGTGGTCATCAGCGTCGAGGAGTCCGGCTCCGACGAGATCGTCGTTCGGTTCGCCGACGACGGCGCGGGCGTCCCCGAACACCTCCGCGAGGAGATCTTCGAGATGGGGGCGAAAGGCCCGGAGAGCGACGGGAGCGGCTTCGGACTCGGGTTCGTCCGGGCGCTGACCGAATCCTACGGCGGCGACGTCTCCGTCGACGAGAGCGAGTCCGGCGGTGCCGAGTTCCGGGTCACGCTCGAGCGAGTCTGA
- a CDS encoding PH domain-containing protein, translating to MESLHPRVRLLWAGRTALSVSLLAGIAFLVNRFAVSLPLTAVVVCWGLLVSLGAVHAVLAHRIWRFELQDDALFLVRGVLTRTDTSVPYVRVQHVDTTRGPIERSAGLASVVVYTAGSRGADITIPGLRPERATELRERLRDLAIESEATDAV from the coding sequence ATGGAGTCGTTGCACCCGCGAGTGAGGCTGCTGTGGGCCGGACGAACGGCCCTCAGCGTCTCCCTGCTGGCGGGAATCGCCTTCCTCGTGAACCGATTCGCCGTCTCGCTCCCGCTCACCGCCGTCGTCGTCTGCTGGGGTCTGCTGGTCTCGCTCGGGGCCGTCCACGCGGTGCTCGCCCATCGCATCTGGCGCTTCGAGCTGCAGGACGACGCGCTGTTTCTCGTCCGCGGCGTCCTGACTCGCACCGACACGTCCGTCCCGTACGTCCGAGTCCAGCACGTCGACACGACCCGCGGGCCGATCGAGCGGTCCGCGGGCCTCGCCAGCGTCGTCGTCTACACCGCCGGTTCCCGGGGTGCCGACATCACGATTCCGGGCCTGCGACCGGAGCGGGCGACAGAACTACGCGAGCGACTTCGGGACCTCGCCATCGAGAGCGAGGCGACCGACGCCGTATGA
- a CDS encoding ATP-dependent helicase: MGGRERLAATAPAFDPASVAIDDSDVLELLDPVVQEWWVEQFGEFVPGNGGFFTPPQKEAVPLIHEGENALICAPTGSGKTLASFTGIINELFGKAREDDLDNSVYCLYVSPLKSLANDIHRNLEVPLADVTEKLDERGEDVEIRHAIRHGDTSDSERQAMLETTPHILNTTPETLAILLNSPKFREKLETVEYVVVDEIHSLAENKRGTHLSVSLERLEAMAEGSPTRIGCSATVEPLSTVAEFLVGREEPGGESRPYELVDTRFSRDFDVELSCPTDDLIDTPSGVVTDRFYRQLHDHVQSHTNTLIFTNTRSGAERVLQNLREKFDAYDEDNSGCHHGSLSKEKRHEIEEALKAGTLDVVTTSTSLELGIDMPHIDLVVQVGSPKSVASLLQRIGRAGHQLGQTVEGRVVALDRDELVECAVMLKKAEEGFVDRVFIPENAQDVATQQVYGMAINRVRPEREIRGILGRAYPYRNYGDEEWEQLMRYMTADYPGMEEKNVYAKVWRDANDPPDGEYHYDEYEVGEPLMGKRGRLARVIYMTNIGTIPDSFTCDVKTRSSGEWVGQLDESYLDTLEQGDVFVLGGANYEYRYRRGSKVYVDPTSARPTVPSWFSERLPLSYDLGREILAFQRDLLDRLERGGMSAVRNWLREMPLDENSVRAIARMFGQQVAYAGSESVATDDRLVVETVLDHDQYERHYHVHSNYGRRFNDGFSRLLAYQMAQAANANVQVAVADNGFTLSMPLNRKVDIQRIIEGLDPTEARADLRASLDGTDLLQRYFRINATRSLMILKRYKGYEKSASQQQVSSEMLLGFAEDLGEFAVVEETYREILEDKLNVAGIEDVLRDIERGAVDVRTIRVDSPTPRAFGLATLLASDVVLAEDESAVLEAFHERVLDEIDGDGAAAVDD; encoded by the coding sequence ATGGGAGGACGAGAGCGACTCGCGGCGACGGCCCCGGCGTTCGACCCGGCGTCCGTCGCCATCGACGACTCGGACGTGCTGGAGTTGCTAGACCCGGTCGTCCAGGAGTGGTGGGTCGAGCAGTTCGGTGAGTTCGTGCCCGGCAACGGCGGCTTCTTCACGCCGCCGCAGAAGGAGGCCGTCCCGCTCATCCACGAGGGGGAGAACGCGCTCATCTGTGCGCCAACCGGGAGTGGGAAGACGCTCGCCTCCTTCACCGGCATCATCAACGAGCTGTTCGGGAAGGCCCGCGAGGACGACCTCGACAACTCCGTCTACTGCCTGTACGTCTCGCCGCTGAAGTCGCTGGCCAACGACATCCACCGGAATCTGGAGGTCCCGCTCGCCGACGTCACGGAGAAACTGGACGAACGCGGCGAGGACGTGGAAATCCGTCACGCGATTCGCCACGGCGACACGAGCGACAGCGAGCGCCAGGCGATGTTGGAGACGACGCCGCACATCCTCAACACGACGCCCGAAACGCTGGCCATCCTGCTCAACTCCCCGAAGTTCAGGGAGAAACTGGAGACGGTAGAGTACGTCGTCGTCGACGAGATCCACAGCCTCGCGGAGAACAAGCGGGGAACCCACCTCTCGGTGTCGCTCGAACGGCTGGAGGCGATGGCCGAGGGGTCGCCGACGCGGATCGGCTGCTCGGCCACCGTCGAGCCGCTCTCCACCGTCGCCGAGTTCCTCGTCGGCCGCGAGGAGCCCGGCGGGGAGTCCCGCCCGTACGAGCTCGTCGACACGCGCTTCTCCCGGGACTTCGACGTGGAGCTCTCCTGTCCGACCGACGACCTCATCGACACGCCCAGCGGCGTCGTGACCGACCGGTTCTACCGGCAGCTACACGACCACGTCCAGAGCCACACGAACACGCTGATCTTCACGAACACCCGGTCTGGGGCCGAGCGAGTGCTCCAGAACCTCCGCGAGAAGTTCGACGCCTACGACGAGGACAACTCCGGCTGTCACCACGGCTCGCTCTCGAAGGAGAAGCGCCACGAGATCGAGGAGGCGCTGAAAGCGGGGACGCTCGACGTCGTCACCACCTCGACGAGTCTCGAACTGGGCATCGACATGCCTCACATCGACCTCGTGGTGCAGGTCGGCTCGCCGAAGTCCGTCGCCTCGCTGCTCCAGCGCATCGGGCGGGCAGGCCACCAGCTCGGCCAGACCGTCGAGGGCCGCGTCGTCGCGCTCGACCGGGACGAACTCGTCGAGTGCGCGGTGATGCTCAAGAAGGCCGAGGAGGGGTTCGTCGACCGGGTGTTCATCCCCGAGAACGCACAGGACGTGGCGACACAGCAGGTCTACGGCATGGCCATCAACCGGGTTCGTCCCGAGCGGGAGATCCGCGGTATCCTCGGGCGAGCGTACCCCTACCGGAACTACGGCGACGAGGAGTGGGAACAGCTCATGCGGTACATGACCGCCGATTACCCGGGAATGGAGGAGAAGAACGTCTACGCGAAGGTCTGGCGCGACGCGAACGACCCGCCGGACGGCGAGTACCACTACGACGAGTACGAGGTTGGCGAACCGCTCATGGGCAAGCGCGGCCGCCTCGCCCGGGTCATCTACATGACGAACATCGGCACGATTCCGGACTCGTTCACCTGTGACGTGAAGACCCGGTCGAGCGGCGAGTGGGTCGGCCAACTGGACGAGTCCTACCTCGACACCTTAGAGCAAGGCGACGTGTTCGTCCTCGGGGGTGCGAACTACGAGTACCGCTACCGGCGCGGCTCGAAAGTGTACGTCGACCCGACGAGCGCCCGGCCGACGGTCCCCTCCTGGTTCTCCGAGCGACTGCCCCTCTCCTACGACCTCGGGCGGGAGATACTCGCGTTCCAGCGCGACCTCCTCGACAGGCTCGAACGCGGCGGGATGTCGGCGGTCCGCAACTGGCTGCGGGAGATGCCATTAGACGAGAACAGCGTCAGGGCGATCGCCCGGATGTTCGGCCAGCAGGTGGCCTACGCCGGCAGCGAGAGCGTCGCCACGGACGACCGACTCGTCGTCGAGACCGTCTTGGACCACGATCAGTACGAGCGCCACTACCACGTCCACTCCAACTACGGCCGGCGGTTCAACGACGGGTTCTCCCGCCTGCTGGCCTACCAGATGGCGCAAGCGGCCAACGCCAACGTGCAGGTGGCCGTCGCCGACAACGGCTTCACCCTCTCGATGCCGCTGAACCGCAAGGTGGACATTCAGCGGATTATCGAGGGTCTCGACCCGACCGAGGCCCGAGCGGACCTGCGGGCGAGCCTCGACGGGACGGACCTGCTCCAGCGGTACTTCCGCATCAACGCCACGCGCTCGCTGATGATACTCAAGCGCTACAAGGGCTACGAGAAGTCCGCCAGCCAACAGCAGGTCTCCTCCGAGATGCTGCTCGGGTTCGCCGAGGACCTCGGCGAGTTCGCGGTCGTCGAGGAGACGTACCGAGAGATTCTAGAGGACAAACTCAATGTCGCCGGCATCGAGGACGTCCTGCGGGATATCGAACGCGGGGCCGTCGACGTGAGAACGATACGGGTCGACTCACCGACGCCGCGGGCGTTCGGATTGGCGACGCTCTTGGCGAGCGACGTGGTGCTCGCGGAGGACGAGTCGGCCGTCCTCGAAGCGTTCCACGAGCGGGTCCTCGACGAGATCGACGGCGACGGCGCCGCGGCGGTCGACGATTGA
- a CDS encoding DUF4013 domain-containing protein produces MLEDALRFPWNGEKKGETLLVGGLLSLLGFLFVPLLFVYGYLVRVIRAVAAGETDRPPVFDDWGELLVDGVVAFVISLAYLVVPTVAIAFVGGLFLFPVVVVEGSAAGAVGPRSGLLAVGGLLLALLALSTSFLLLLAAAYLAPAGVAAFARTGRFGAAFSPSHLRTVGGDRRYATGWLVAVVVGFLAQVVAGAVGATGLGALLVPFVLFYGSVASAYAIGVGVSELGLAAETDEESTASQPAV; encoded by the coding sequence ATGTTAGAAGACGCACTCAGATTCCCGTGGAACGGCGAGAAGAAGGGCGAGACGCTACTCGTCGGCGGGCTGTTGAGCCTGCTCGGCTTCCTGTTCGTCCCGCTCCTGTTCGTCTACGGCTATCTCGTCCGAGTCATCCGAGCGGTGGCCGCCGGCGAGACCGACCGGCCGCCGGTGTTCGACGACTGGGGCGAACTGCTCGTCGACGGCGTCGTCGCGTTCGTCATCTCGCTCGCGTACCTGGTGGTCCCGACGGTGGCTATCGCGTTCGTCGGCGGGCTGTTCCTCTTTCCCGTGGTCGTCGTCGAGGGGAGCGCCGCCGGTGCCGTCGGCCCGCGCTCCGGGCTCCTCGCGGTCGGCGGCCTATTGCTGGCCCTGCTCGCGCTGTCGACGTCGTTCCTGCTGTTGCTGGCCGCGGCCTACCTCGCGCCGGCGGGCGTCGCCGCGTTCGCTCGTACCGGGCGCTTCGGGGCGGCGTTCTCGCCGTCGCACCTGCGGACGGTCGGCGGTGACCGCCGCTACGCGACCGGCTGGCTCGTCGCCGTCGTCGTCGGCTTCCTCGCACAGGTCGTCGCCGGTGCCGTGGGTGCGACCGGTCTCGGTGCGCTCCTGGTGCCGTTCGTCCTGTTCTACGGCTCCGTCGCCAGCGCGTACGCCATCGGCGTGGGCGTCTCGGAACTCGGACTGGCGGCCGAGACCGACGAGGAGTCCACCGCCAGTCAGCCCGCGGTGTGA
- a CDS encoding ArsR/SmtB family transcription factor, whose product MSLLPSRGPDASASQDGELQLVGVDEDVSAVLDALSSETAREILNTVYEEPGTPSELADRLGMSIQKVSYHLEKLEDEELIAVAGTQYSEKGQEMKVFEPPEDPLVLFVGTQDRKRSLRSLLARLVPVVGLLTAASVLVQILLGNVPIPFGMSSSGGADGGDAGSAGGAAGQGTATPAPAADTPAPTQSGDGGGFSIAEATPTPSRGAEATERATEAPEVVAQGTEAAVTAAGSGGAEIAPGLAFFLGGLLVVAIVAAMWAYSNYR is encoded by the coding sequence ATGTCCTTGCTGCCCTCGCGTGGCCCCGACGCGAGTGCGTCACAGGACGGGGAACTCCAACTCGTCGGTGTCGACGAAGACGTCTCCGCTGTCCTCGACGCGCTCTCCTCCGAAACGGCTCGCGAGATACTCAACACGGTCTACGAGGAACCGGGTACGCCCTCCGAACTGGCCGACCGGCTCGGCATGTCTATCCAGAAGGTGTCCTACCACCTCGAAAAGCTCGAAGACGAGGAACTCATCGCCGTCGCCGGCACCCAGTACTCCGAGAAGGGCCAGGAGATGAAGGTCTTCGAACCGCCGGAGGACCCGCTCGTGCTGTTCGTCGGCACGCAGGACCGCAAGCGCTCCCTGCGGTCGCTGCTCGCGCGGCTGGTCCCCGTCGTGGGCCTGCTCACCGCCGCCAGCGTCCTCGTCCAGATCCTGCTCGGTAACGTCCCGATTCCGTTCGGGATGTCCTCCTCCGGCGGTGCCGATGGCGGCGACGCCGGGTCGGCCGGCGGCGCGGCCGGGCAGGGGACGGCGACCCCGGCACCGGCCGCCGATACGCCGGCTCCGACCCAGAGCGGCGACGGCGGCGGGTTCAGCATCGCGGAGGCGACGCCGACGCCGAGTCGGGGGGCGGAAGCGACCGAACGGGCGACCGAGGCCCCGGAGGTGGTCGCGCAGGGCACCGAAGCCGCCGTGACCGCCGCCGGGAGCGGCGGGGCCGAGATCGCGCCGGGACTGGCGTTCTTCCTCGGCGGGCTGCTGGTCGTCGCCATCGTCGCGGCGATGTGGGCCTACAGCAACTACCGATAG
- a CDS encoding helix-turn-helix domain-containing protein encodes MPTIVRATVPATEVALAETFAALPTLEVEAERVVKSGEKVVMPLLWIRNAGVEEFESACAEDPTIDDLELLADFGDELLYRMHWIEQVGLLLQMLTNGQATILNAFGTEEQWHLRMLYPSRDHLSQTKEFCVEHELEFTVDAIREMEGDPSGRYGLTTEQYETLVTAVRRGYFEVPRDINLEELADELGVSHQAVSECLRRGTEALIEDTLLVGFPEQETQPPSPLEGD; translated from the coding sequence ATGCCCACGATAGTCAGAGCCACCGTTCCGGCCACGGAGGTCGCACTGGCCGAGACTTTCGCGGCGCTCCCGACGCTCGAAGTCGAAGCCGAGCGCGTCGTCAAGAGCGGCGAGAAGGTCGTGATGCCGCTCCTGTGGATCCGAAACGCCGGCGTGGAGGAGTTCGAAAGCGCCTGCGCGGAGGATCCGACGATCGACGACCTGGAGCTATTGGCGGACTTCGGCGACGAACTGCTCTATCGGATGCACTGGATCGAACAGGTCGGCCTCCTCCTCCAGATGCTGACGAACGGGCAAGCGACCATCCTGAACGCCTTCGGAACGGAGGAACAGTGGCACCTCCGGATGCTCTACCCGTCGCGGGACCACCTCTCTCAGACGAAGGAGTTCTGCGTCGAACACGAACTGGAGTTCACCGTCGACGCGATCCGAGAGATGGAGGGCGACCCCTCGGGCCGCTACGGCCTGACGACGGAACAGTACGAGACGCTCGTGACGGCGGTCAGGCGCGGCTACTTCGAGGTGCCCCGGGACATCAACTTAGAGGAGTTGGCCGACGAACTGGGCGTCTCCCACCAAGCCGTCTCGGAGTGTCTCCGCCGCGGGACCGAAGCGCTCATCGAGGACACGCTCCTCGTCGGCTTCCCCGAACAGGAGACCCAACCACCGAGCCCCCTCGAAGGCGACTGA
- a CDS encoding mRNA surveillance protein pelota, giving the protein MQIKSREATGEGRERVEVVPETLDDLWHLSYVIEPGDRVSGDTTRRIQRNDDNLRDSGGEREPMWLAIEVTDVEFAKFANRLRVGGEIIECSREDQLGFHHTLNVEEHTELTIEKRWKPDQNDRLEEAVEATENPDVVIATVEEGEAHVHTVAQYGTEERAVITSTTGKGEYARPRDELFGELAKVLKRQDVDAYILAGPGFTKQDALDHFEEEIPEVAEQITVVDTAGVGDRGVHEVLKRGAVEDVQQQTRIAEEADLIDELMARIGEGSEVAYGPEEVAKAADFGAIETLLVLDERLRLERAGEGDWDVDVDEIIETSEQKGGDVTVFSAEFAPGQQLANLGGIAALLRYRLD; this is encoded by the coding sequence ATGCAGATCAAGAGCCGGGAGGCCACCGGCGAGGGTCGGGAGCGCGTCGAGGTGGTCCCCGAGACGCTCGACGACCTCTGGCACCTCTCGTACGTCATCGAACCCGGGGACCGGGTCTCCGGTGACACCACGCGGCGCATCCAGCGCAACGACGACAACCTCCGGGACTCCGGCGGCGAGCGCGAGCCCATGTGGCTGGCCATCGAAGTCACGGACGTCGAGTTCGCGAAGTTCGCCAACCGCCTCCGGGTCGGCGGCGAGATAATCGAGTGCTCCCGCGAGGACCAACTGGGTTTTCACCACACCCTCAACGTCGAGGAACACACGGAACTGACCATCGAGAAGCGGTGGAAACCAGACCAGAACGACCGGCTCGAAGAGGCCGTCGAGGCCACCGAGAACCCCGACGTGGTCATCGCCACCGTCGAGGAGGGCGAGGCGCACGTCCACACCGTCGCCCAGTACGGGACCGAGGAACGCGCCGTCATCACCTCGACGACGGGGAAAGGCGAGTACGCCCGGCCCCGCGACGAACTGTTCGGCGAGCTCGCGAAGGTGCTGAAACGGCAGGACGTGGACGCCTACATCCTCGCCGGTCCCGGCTTCACGAAGCAGGACGCGCTGGATCACTTCGAGGAGGAGATCCCGGAGGTAGCCGAGCAGATAACCGTCGTCGACACCGCGGGCGTCGGCGACCGCGGCGTCCACGAGGTGCTGAAACGCGGTGCCGTTGAGGACGTCCAACAGCAGACCCGCATCGCCGAGGAGGCGGACCTCATCGACGAGCTGATGGCCCGCATCGGCGAGGGGAGCGAGGTCGCCTACGGCCCCGAGGAAGTCGCCAAGGCCGCCGACTTCGGCGCGATCGAGACGCTGCTGGTGCTGGACGAACGCCTCCGACTGGAGCGGGCCGGCGAGGGCGACTGGGACGTCGACGTCGACGAGATAATCGAGACGAGCGAGCAGAAGGGCGGCGACGTGACCGTCTTCTCGGCGGAGTTCGCCCCCGGTCAGCAACTGGCGAACCTCGGCGGGATCGCCGCGCTACTTCGATACAGACTCGACTGA
- a CDS encoding PH domain-containing protein produces MRRLHPLSAVRRTVVAAAQGAFFAFFVGTALAGTAAFPAWTIPLLAPAGAVVAAAFALARYYRFQYEIEGDTLAVESGVLARQSREIPLGRIQNVDVKQGVVNRLLGLSVVAFETAGGSATEATLDAVDEGEADRLRRLVQRRDRETAERDDSAAERENAAAPAAGESTTPRDADSRRPVPETDEPTEELFAFTWRDLLTYAVVSVRPAAPALTLAGLPLGGDLVAAVFRFNLAVLGSDAAPSLSILETFGPPRLVALVALTLAEFLLTALVVSVVLTVVEYHDFRLFQEGDDLRYQRGLLRRYSGTIPLSKVQTVTIRENVLMRRFGYATLVVETAGYSGGNDQSSQGVAVPMAPRETVYELARDVEPFGDLSFERPPTRARRRYAIRFAVAFGVLTVAGYAADRFVLETGYWWALLGLLVFVPPAAHLRWRHRGFALDDDVLATRSGFWRRTTRVAPYYRIQTVFVGRSPFQRRRRLATVTADTASTASVFGGSAAAYDVDDDRATELRDTLRSRLYADLLARKRDAGTTTSESVDQ; encoded by the coding sequence ATGAGGCGGCTCCACCCGCTGAGCGCCGTCCGGCGGACCGTCGTCGCGGCGGCGCAGGGGGCCTTCTTCGCGTTCTTCGTCGGCACCGCTCTCGCCGGTACGGCGGCCTTCCCCGCGTGGACGATTCCCCTGCTCGCGCCGGCGGGCGCGGTGGTCGCCGCCGCGTTCGCGCTGGCGCGGTACTACCGGTTTCAGTACGAGATCGAGGGCGATACGCTCGCCGTCGAATCGGGCGTCCTCGCCCGGCAGTCCCGCGAGATCCCGCTCGGGCGGATCCAGAACGTCGACGTCAAACAGGGCGTGGTGAACCGACTGCTCGGCCTCTCGGTCGTGGCCTTCGAGACGGCCGGCGGCAGCGCGACCGAGGCGACGCTTGACGCCGTCGACGAGGGGGAGGCCGACCGGCTCCGCCGCCTCGTCCAGCGCCGCGACCGAGAGACCGCGGAGCGCGACGATTCGGCCGCCGAACGGGAGAACGCGGCCGCGCCCGCCGCCGGGGAATCGACGACCCCGCGAGATGCGGACTCCCGGCGACCGGTCCCCGAGACCGACGAACCGACGGAGGAGCTGTTCGCGTTCACGTGGCGCGACCTGTTGACCTACGCCGTCGTCTCCGTCCGGCCGGCCGCGCCGGCGCTCACGCTCGCCGGGCTCCCGCTGGGCGGGGACCTCGTGGCCGCGGTGTTCCGGTTCAACCTCGCCGTCCTCGGGAGCGACGCCGCGCCGTCGCTGTCGATACTGGAGACGTTCGGTCCGCCGCGGCTGGTCGCGCTCGTCGCCCTCACGCTCGCGGAGTTCCTGCTGACCGCGCTCGTCGTCAGCGTCGTCCTGACGGTCGTGGAGTACCACGACTTCCGCCTGTTCCAGGAGGGCGACGACCTCCGCTATCAGCGGGGGCTGCTCCGGCGCTACAGCGGGACGATCCCGCTCTCGAAGGTCCAGACCGTCACGATCAGGGAGAACGTCCTGATGCGTCGCTTCGGCTACGCGACGCTCGTCGTCGAGACGGCGGGATACAGCGGCGGGAACGACCAGTCCTCCCAGGGCGTCGCCGTGCCGATGGCCCCGCGGGAGACGGTATACGAACTCGCCCGCGACGTCGAACCGTTCGGCGACCTCTCGTTCGAGCGCCCGCCGACGCGCGCCCGGCGGCGGTACGCGATCCGGTTCGCCGTCGCCTTCGGCGTCCTGACCGTCGCCGGGTACGCCGCCGACCGATTCGTCCTCGAAACCGGTTACTGGTGGGCGTTGCTCGGTCTCCTCGTCTTCGTCCCGCCGGCCGCGCACCTCCGGTGGCGACACCGCGGCTTCGCGCTGGACGACGACGTGCTGGCGACGCGGTCGGGGTTCTGGCGACGGACCACTCGCGTCGCGCCGTACTACCGCATTCAGACGGTCTTCGTCGGTCGCTCGCCGTTCCAGCGACGCCGCCGCCTCGCGACCGTGACCGCCGACACCGCGAGCACGGCGAGCGTCTTCGGCGGGTCGGCGGCGGCCTACGACGTGGACGACGACCGGGCGACCGAACTCCGGGATACGCTCCGCTCGCGGCTGTACGCCGACTTGCTGGCGAGAAAGCGGGACGCGGGGACGACGACCAGCGAGTCAGTCGATCAGTAG
- a CDS encoding helix-turn-helix domain-containing protein, whose protein sequence is MVVISDITVPSEDFALGNLLDEYPDIDIEIERIVPLQDGVMPLVWVANAPLEEVEGTIRADSLTKDVRVVTDADERSLFEIRWSSEINGLIQSMIANDVQVLTADGDEDEWEFRLQFLSRSDLTSFREQCGANDVDIRLRRLYNPSIPDEDRELTGAQTECVMAALDMGYWNVPREHTLGEVADRVGISTNAASQRLRRGLEKLVEREVTRGT, encoded by the coding sequence ATGGTCGTCATCTCAGATATAACGGTCCCGTCGGAGGACTTCGCGCTCGGGAACTTACTCGACGAGTATCCGGACATCGACATCGAGATCGAGCGCATCGTCCCGCTTCAGGACGGGGTGATGCCGCTCGTCTGGGTCGCGAACGCGCCGCTAGAAGAGGTAGAGGGGACTATCCGAGCGGACTCGCTGACGAAGGACGTCCGCGTCGTCACCGACGCCGACGAGCGCTCGCTGTTCGAGATCCGGTGGAGCTCGGAGATCAACGGCCTCATTCAGTCGATGATAGCGAACGACGTCCAGGTGCTGACCGCCGACGGCGACGAGGACGAGTGGGAGTTCCGCCTGCAGTTCCTGTCCCGCTCGGACCTCACCTCGTTTCGAGAGCAGTGCGGCGCGAACGACGTGGACATCCGCCTCCGTCGTCTCTACAACCCGTCGATCCCCGACGAGGATAGGGAGCTGACCGGCGCGCAGACGGAGTGCGTCATGGCGGCGCTCGACATGGGCTACTGGAACGTCCCGCGCGAACATACTCTGGGAGAGGTGGCCGACCGCGTCGGTATCAGCACGAACGCCGCCTCCCAACGGTTGCGGCGCGGGTTAGAGAAACTCGTCGAGCGGGAAGTCACTCGCGGGACGTGA
- a CDS encoding MBL fold metallo-hydrolase, with protein MRLTFLGTGSAMPTGTRAQSGYLLESGSDALLIDCGSGVLSALARTDRGYEGVDTVLLTHHHLDHVSDLDVLMKARWLAGETDLTIAGPPGTESLVRDSLSVHEYMQDRLDLTLRDIEDEAFSLAGFDGDRFETRHSMQCFAYRLRDGNGGPTIAFSGDSEAFTDLVEFADGAAVFVHDCSFPDDVDVSNHPTPSSLGDALAAADADVGRVYLTHLYPHTEGRHDEMLESVGDRYEGDVRFAEDGLSITVDEF; from the coding sequence ATGCGACTCACGTTCCTCGGGACCGGCAGCGCCATGCCGACCGGCACGCGCGCTCAGTCCGGCTATCTCCTCGAATCGGGCTCCGACGCGCTACTCATCGACTGCGGCAGCGGCGTCCTCTCCGCGCTCGCCCGCACCGACCGGGGCTACGAGGGCGTCGACACCGTCCTGTTGACCCATCACCACCTCGACCACGTCTCCGACCTCGACGTGCTGATGAAGGCCCGCTGGCTGGCCGGCGAGACGGACCTGACGATCGCCGGGCCGCCGGGGACGGAATCGCTCGTCCGTGACTCCCTCTCGGTCCACGAGTACATGCAGGACCGACTGGACCTGACGCTGCGCGACATCGAAGACGAGGCGTTCTCGCTGGCGGGATTCGACGGCGATCGATTCGAGACGCGCCACTCGATGCAGTGTTTCGCCTATCGGCTCAGGGACGGGAACGGCGGGCCGACGATCGCGTTCAGCGGCGACTCGGAGGCCTTTACCGACCTCGTGGAGTTCGCCGACGGCGCGGCCGTCTTCGTCCACGACTGCTCGTTCCCCGACGACGTCGACGTCTCGAACCACCCGACGCCGTCGTCGCTGGGCGACGCGCTCGCGGCGGCCGACGCCGACGTGGGCCGGGTCTACCTGACGCACCTCTATCCGCACACCGAGGGGCGACACGACGAGATGCTGGAATCGGTCGGCGACCGCTACGAGGGCGACGTTCGCTTCGCGGAGGACGGCCTCTCCATCACCGTCGACGAGTTCTAA